One window of Acropora palmata chromosome 1, jaAcrPala1.3, whole genome shotgun sequence genomic DNA carries:
- the LOC141879355 gene encoding uncharacterized protein LOC141879355 isoform X3, whose translation MSEVTYNDLLYRISKRIDKINALEHVLYVCRGKLPHGASDTIRDTRSLFEKLEESNYLGVGSLRVLKDVLKALKEWDLHEKVENFERLRGEYEKLRETVIRVLEELNDMERLKSAVGKRKIPKESKKDVRSLVNFLGTDSLDLFRGIFTELNNDELRTALEKYQNRRTQYEACEKEEVQREAICAFVKAFGGRIKAAIQVHCNWQNACGTLFVIGIGRMLWNWPSATDFFENFNREILPAAARLITLSEGSVCFTVKAETSLALEELYERYSTGRLQRDLQEFLVTDDIRQLADGEEVIISVHVDEKEFKEALNDLEKVDKEEMLFCEQEEGNGATDIQRPVEQVIFFFFLFLQNDTVPDSGQTTISVDVAASQGATKIKGSDEEPGQATTSVDPSASQDETYIKKSVQETSASGPAIPPNSLPHHFEKGTPWALADRNFMKFPPLTSSFIGRENVVKEIVSKFTRKADPLRMAVILSIPGAGKTQTAIKVGHDLLNCNRSVIFIDKQESLRQLCDEIIYEICGQYISESQDLVCRAKKRLKALESDVVIILDNTEDVQGKEGMEFDNFVKYVVEKAPSIQLIITTQKDIGFTSLNVHKERLEPLDSHSCALLLRESVDITEKNAQEIGKLCRGIPLFLVNCVALLQTSFSVDALIRLLKENPIELLENSAQNVYDALGLFLRNMSNPLLKHLVQVSVFPSSFSAKHFRQVLFDDNELKSESVRSQMVGLSLLQRMRDEKYALHPLVREYCRARREILKMVEVGKSAQGKFNAYFIEKLRTLSKDFITRNSAMVAISSFREDKANIMEALRNHLDDKSSAEEKAFGVDVAISTEVLDFLSKVLSPPAECLKFYQICYGIAKDSGDQRRLADSLTAMGFCYLCDAAHLRHNPQSLDNLERAKEIYEKLSKEQQNCQAHALIQCKLGLCLCLQGQEKDKGLNLIREGIELKKKLRDPLYLAAGHCDLGNAYCILDDHQKAIDIWEKETFPIYQKQLGEHPWTATILHFIAVSYTAQAQRNVDGAVKKSRDALKMRKKLLGFHQETARSHVLLSDALELQNDFKSALKELEEALKIQKEVLGENHNSTKDTQGKMRRIMIAIMQESN comes from the exons ATGTCTGAAGTTACGTACAACGATTTGCTGTATCGCATAAGCAAACGAATTGACAAGATCAATGCTCTTGAACATGTACTCTACGTTTGCAGAGGGAAACTACCACATGGAGCTAGTGATACTATTCGTGATACGCGCtcgttgtttgaaaaattggaaGAGAGTAATTATCTTGGGGTCGGTTCTCTGCGGGTACTTAAAgatgttttgaaagctctAAAGGAATGGGACCTTCacgaaaaagttgaaaactttGAACGTTTAAGAGGAGAATATGAGAAGTTACGTGAAACGGTCATTCGTGTACTCGAAGAACTCAATGATATGGAAAGACTGAAGTCTGCCGTCGGTAAAAGGAAGATACCAAAAGAAAGTAAGAAGGATGTTCGGTCACTAGTGAATTTTCTCGGAACCGACTCTCTAGATTTATTTAGAGGAATTTTCACCGAACTGAATAACGATGAACTACGGACGGCGTTGGAGAAATATCAGAATCGTCGAACTCAATACGAGGCATGTGAAAAGGAAGAAG TTCAACGAGAAGCCATTTGTGCGTTCGTAAAAGCGTTTGGTGGACGTATAAAAGCAG CAATTCAAGTCCACTGTAATTGGCAAAACGCCTGTGGTACTTTATTTGTAATTGGCATTGGAAGGATGCTGTGGAACTGGCCTTCTGCTActgatttttttgaaaattttaaccGTGAAATTTTACCTGCAGCAGCTAGATTGATTACCCTTAGTGAGGGGTCTGTTTGCTTCACGGTTAAGGCCGAAACTAGTCTGGCTCTTGAGGAATTATATGAACGATATAGTACTGGTAGACTGCAGAGAGATCTTCAAGAGTTCTTGGTGACAGATGACATCAGACAACTGGCAGATGGAGAAGAAGTGATAATAAGTGTGCATGTAGATGAAAAGGAATTCAAGGAAGCCCTTAATGATCTGGAAAAGGTGGATAAAGAAG AAATGCTGTTTTGTGAACAAGAGGAAGGAAATGGTGCAACTGACATCCAACGACCTGTTGAACAAG tcatcttttttttctttcttttcctccaGAATG ACACTGTGCCAGATTCAGGACAAACAACAATTTCTGTGGATGTTGCAGCATCTCAAGGGGCAACCAAAATCAAGGGATCTGATGAAG AGCCAGGACAAGCGACAACTTCTGTGGACCCTTCGGCATCTCAAGATGAGACTTACATCAAGAAATCTGTTCAAG AGACCAGTGCATCAGGGCCAGCAATCCCACCCAACAGCTTGCcacatcattttgaaaaag GAACGCCATGGGCATTGGCCGATCGGAATTTTATGAAGTTCCCCCCTTTGACGAGCAGCTTTATTGGGAGAGAAAACGTTGTGAAAGAAATCGTTTCAAAATTCACACGAAAGGCGGACCCATTGCGAATGGCCGTTATACTATCTATTCCTGGAGCAGGAAAGACCCAAACTGCAATTAAAGTTGGTCACGATCTCCTGAATTGCAACAGATCCGTTATATTTATTGACAAACAAGAAAGCCTCAGACAGCTGTGTGACGAGATCATTTACGAGATATGCGGTCAGTATATTTCGGAAAGTCAAGATCTTGTCTGCAGAGCgaaaaaaagactaaaagcCTTGGAATCTGACGTTGTTATCATTCTCGATAACACAGAGGACGTGCAAGGGAAGGAAGGGATGgaatttgacaattttgtgAAATACGTAGTGGAGAAAGCTCCATCCATTCAACTGATCATCACAACTCAAAAAGACATAGGCTTCACTTCATTGAACGTACACAAGGAGCGTCTCGAACCTTTGGATAGCCATTCCTGTGCTCTTTTGCTTCGGGAATCAGTTGACATCACCGAGAAGAATGCCCAGGAAATCGGTAAGCTTTGCAGAGGAATACCCCTCTTTCTTGTCAACTGTGTGGCCCTACTCCAAACTTCCTTTTCAGTGGACGCCTTGATCCGATTGCTGAAGGAGAATCCCATAGAACTCTTAGAAAACAGCGCTCAAAATGTTTACGACGCGTTGGGTTTGTTTCTGAGGAATATGTCAAACCCACTGTTAAAACATCTTGTTCAAGTATCAGTATTCCCAtcatcattttcagccaaacATTTCAGGCAAGTTCTTTTCGACGACAACGAACTGAAGTCCGAGTCAGTGAGATCGCAGATGGTGGGTTTGTCGCTTCTACAAAGAATGCGAGATGAGAAGTATGCCTTGCATCCATTGGTCCGTGAGTACTGCCGAGCCAGGAGGGAGATTCTGAAAATGGTGGAAGTAGGCAAATCTGCGCAGGGCAAGTTTAATGcgtattttattgaaaaacttAGGACATTGAGCAAAGATTTTATTACCAGGAATTCAGCAATGGTTGCGATCTCCTCCTTCAGAGAAGACAAGGCAAACATAATGGAAGCATTAAGGAACCATTTGGACGACAAGAGCAGCGCGGAAGAGAAGGCGTTTGGCGTTGATGTGGCTATTAGTACTGAGGTCTTAGACTTTTTATCTAAAGTTTTATCCCCGCCAGCCGAGTGTTTAAAGTTTTACCAGATATGCTATGGTATTGCCAAGGATTCAGGTGATCAGAGGAGACTTGCAGACAGCCTAACCGCAATGGGTTTTTGTTACTTGTGTGATGCCGCTCACTTAAGACATAATCCGCAGAGTCTTGACAATCTCGAGAGAGCCAAAGAGATATACGAGAAACTTTCTAAAGAGCAGCAGAATTGTCAGGCGCATGCCCTCATACAGTGTAAACTTGGTTTATGCCTTTGTCTTCAG ggTCAAGAAAAGGACAAGGGCCTTAATCTCATTCGGGAAGGAATCGAGCTGAAAAAGAAGCTTCGTGATCCTCTTTATTTGGCCGCTGGACATTGTGATCTTGGAA ATGCTTATTGTATACTGGACGACCATCAGAAAGCCATCGATATCTGGGAAAAAGAAACGTTTCCCATTTACCAAAAACAACTGGGCGAACACCCCTGGACTGCCACGATTCTGCACTTTATAGCTGTCTCGTACACGGCGCAAGCGCAGAGAAACGTTGATGGCGCTGTAAAGAAGAGCAGAGACGCCCTTAAAATGCGGAAGAAGTTGTTGGGTTTTCATCAGGAGACTGCACGGTCACATGTCTTACTCAGCGACGCGTTGGAGCTTCAGAACGATTTCAAGTCAGCTTTAAAGGAGCTTGAAGAGGcactgaaaattcaaaaagaaGTGTTGGGTGAAAACCATAACAGCACTAAAGATACACAAGGAAAGATGAGGCGAATTATGATAGCAATCATGCAAGAATCCAACTGA
- the LOC141879355 gene encoding uncharacterized protein LOC141879355 isoform X1 has protein sequence MSEVTYNDLLYRISKRIDKINALEHVLYVCRGKLPHGASDTIRDTRSLFEKLEESNYLGVGSLRVLKDVLKALKEWDLHEKVENFERLRGEYEKLRETVIRVLEELNDMERLKSAVGKRKIPKESKKDVRSLVNFLGTDSLDLFRGIFTELNNDELRTALEKYQNRRTQYEACEKEEVQREAICAFVKAFGGRIKAAIQVHCNWQNACGTLFVIGIGRMLWNWPSATDFFENFNREILPAAARLITLSEGSVCFTVKAETSLALEELYERYSTGRLQRDLQEFLVTDDIRQLADGEEVIISVHVDEKEFKEALNDLEKVDKEDANLSLPIEESNAEMLFCEQEEGNGATDIQRPVEQVIFFFFLFLQNDTVPDSGQTTISVDVAASQGATKIKGSDEEPGQATTSVDPSASQDETYIKKSVQETSASGPAIPPNSLPHHFEKGTPWALADRNFMKFPPLTSSFIGRENVVKEIVSKFTRKADPLRMAVILSIPGAGKTQTAIKVGHDLLNCNRSVIFIDKQESLRQLCDEIIYEICGQYISESQDLVCRAKKRLKALESDVVIILDNTEDVQGKEGMEFDNFVKYVVEKAPSIQLIITTQKDIGFTSLNVHKERLEPLDSHSCALLLRESVDITEKNAQEIGKLCRGIPLFLVNCVALLQTSFSVDALIRLLKENPIELLENSAQNVYDALGLFLRNMSNPLLKHLVQVSVFPSSFSAKHFRQVLFDDNELKSESVRSQMVGLSLLQRMRDEKYALHPLVREYCRARREILKMVEVGKSAQGKFNAYFIEKLRTLSKDFITRNSAMVAISSFREDKANIMEALRNHLDDKSSAEEKAFGVDVAISTEVLDFLSKVLSPPAECLKFYQICYGIAKDSGDQRRLADSLTAMGFCYLCDAAHLRHNPQSLDNLERAKEIYEKLSKEQQNCQAHALIQCKLGLCLCLQGQEKDKGLNLIREGIELKKKLRDPLYLAAGHCDLGNAYCILDDHQKAIDIWEKETFPIYQKQLGEHPWTATILHFIAVSYTAQAQRNVDGAVKKSRDALKMRKKLLGFHQETARSHVLLSDALELQNDFKSALKELEEALKIQKEVLGENHNSTKDTQGKMRRIMIAIMQESN, from the exons ATGTCTGAAGTTACGTACAACGATTTGCTGTATCGCATAAGCAAACGAATTGACAAGATCAATGCTCTTGAACATGTACTCTACGTTTGCAGAGGGAAACTACCACATGGAGCTAGTGATACTATTCGTGATACGCGCtcgttgtttgaaaaattggaaGAGAGTAATTATCTTGGGGTCGGTTCTCTGCGGGTACTTAAAgatgttttgaaagctctAAAGGAATGGGACCTTCacgaaaaagttgaaaactttGAACGTTTAAGAGGAGAATATGAGAAGTTACGTGAAACGGTCATTCGTGTACTCGAAGAACTCAATGATATGGAAAGACTGAAGTCTGCCGTCGGTAAAAGGAAGATACCAAAAGAAAGTAAGAAGGATGTTCGGTCACTAGTGAATTTTCTCGGAACCGACTCTCTAGATTTATTTAGAGGAATTTTCACCGAACTGAATAACGATGAACTACGGACGGCGTTGGAGAAATATCAGAATCGTCGAACTCAATACGAGGCATGTGAAAAGGAAGAAG TTCAACGAGAAGCCATTTGTGCGTTCGTAAAAGCGTTTGGTGGACGTATAAAAGCAG CAATTCAAGTCCACTGTAATTGGCAAAACGCCTGTGGTACTTTATTTGTAATTGGCATTGGAAGGATGCTGTGGAACTGGCCTTCTGCTActgatttttttgaaaattttaaccGTGAAATTTTACCTGCAGCAGCTAGATTGATTACCCTTAGTGAGGGGTCTGTTTGCTTCACGGTTAAGGCCGAAACTAGTCTGGCTCTTGAGGAATTATATGAACGATATAGTACTGGTAGACTGCAGAGAGATCTTCAAGAGTTCTTGGTGACAGATGACATCAGACAACTGGCAGATGGAGAAGAAGTGATAATAAGTGTGCATGTAGATGAAAAGGAATTCAAGGAAGCCCTTAATGATCTGGAAAAGGTGGATAAAGAAG ATGCTAATCTTTCCCTGCCGATAGAGGAATCAAATGCAG AAATGCTGTTTTGTGAACAAGAGGAAGGAAATGGTGCAACTGACATCCAACGACCTGTTGAACAAG tcatcttttttttctttcttttcctccaGAATG ACACTGTGCCAGATTCAGGACAAACAACAATTTCTGTGGATGTTGCAGCATCTCAAGGGGCAACCAAAATCAAGGGATCTGATGAAG AGCCAGGACAAGCGACAACTTCTGTGGACCCTTCGGCATCTCAAGATGAGACTTACATCAAGAAATCTGTTCAAG AGACCAGTGCATCAGGGCCAGCAATCCCACCCAACAGCTTGCcacatcattttgaaaaag GAACGCCATGGGCATTGGCCGATCGGAATTTTATGAAGTTCCCCCCTTTGACGAGCAGCTTTATTGGGAGAGAAAACGTTGTGAAAGAAATCGTTTCAAAATTCACACGAAAGGCGGACCCATTGCGAATGGCCGTTATACTATCTATTCCTGGAGCAGGAAAGACCCAAACTGCAATTAAAGTTGGTCACGATCTCCTGAATTGCAACAGATCCGTTATATTTATTGACAAACAAGAAAGCCTCAGACAGCTGTGTGACGAGATCATTTACGAGATATGCGGTCAGTATATTTCGGAAAGTCAAGATCTTGTCTGCAGAGCgaaaaaaagactaaaagcCTTGGAATCTGACGTTGTTATCATTCTCGATAACACAGAGGACGTGCAAGGGAAGGAAGGGATGgaatttgacaattttgtgAAATACGTAGTGGAGAAAGCTCCATCCATTCAACTGATCATCACAACTCAAAAAGACATAGGCTTCACTTCATTGAACGTACACAAGGAGCGTCTCGAACCTTTGGATAGCCATTCCTGTGCTCTTTTGCTTCGGGAATCAGTTGACATCACCGAGAAGAATGCCCAGGAAATCGGTAAGCTTTGCAGAGGAATACCCCTCTTTCTTGTCAACTGTGTGGCCCTACTCCAAACTTCCTTTTCAGTGGACGCCTTGATCCGATTGCTGAAGGAGAATCCCATAGAACTCTTAGAAAACAGCGCTCAAAATGTTTACGACGCGTTGGGTTTGTTTCTGAGGAATATGTCAAACCCACTGTTAAAACATCTTGTTCAAGTATCAGTATTCCCAtcatcattttcagccaaacATTTCAGGCAAGTTCTTTTCGACGACAACGAACTGAAGTCCGAGTCAGTGAGATCGCAGATGGTGGGTTTGTCGCTTCTACAAAGAATGCGAGATGAGAAGTATGCCTTGCATCCATTGGTCCGTGAGTACTGCCGAGCCAGGAGGGAGATTCTGAAAATGGTGGAAGTAGGCAAATCTGCGCAGGGCAAGTTTAATGcgtattttattgaaaaacttAGGACATTGAGCAAAGATTTTATTACCAGGAATTCAGCAATGGTTGCGATCTCCTCCTTCAGAGAAGACAAGGCAAACATAATGGAAGCATTAAGGAACCATTTGGACGACAAGAGCAGCGCGGAAGAGAAGGCGTTTGGCGTTGATGTGGCTATTAGTACTGAGGTCTTAGACTTTTTATCTAAAGTTTTATCCCCGCCAGCCGAGTGTTTAAAGTTTTACCAGATATGCTATGGTATTGCCAAGGATTCAGGTGATCAGAGGAGACTTGCAGACAGCCTAACCGCAATGGGTTTTTGTTACTTGTGTGATGCCGCTCACTTAAGACATAATCCGCAGAGTCTTGACAATCTCGAGAGAGCCAAAGAGATATACGAGAAACTTTCTAAAGAGCAGCAGAATTGTCAGGCGCATGCCCTCATACAGTGTAAACTTGGTTTATGCCTTTGTCTTCAG ggTCAAGAAAAGGACAAGGGCCTTAATCTCATTCGGGAAGGAATCGAGCTGAAAAAGAAGCTTCGTGATCCTCTTTATTTGGCCGCTGGACATTGTGATCTTGGAA ATGCTTATTGTATACTGGACGACCATCAGAAAGCCATCGATATCTGGGAAAAAGAAACGTTTCCCATTTACCAAAAACAACTGGGCGAACACCCCTGGACTGCCACGATTCTGCACTTTATAGCTGTCTCGTACACGGCGCAAGCGCAGAGAAACGTTGATGGCGCTGTAAAGAAGAGCAGAGACGCCCTTAAAATGCGGAAGAAGTTGTTGGGTTTTCATCAGGAGACTGCACGGTCACATGTCTTACTCAGCGACGCGTTGGAGCTTCAGAACGATTTCAAGTCAGCTTTAAAGGAGCTTGAAGAGGcactgaaaattcaaaaagaaGTGTTGGGTGAAAACCATAACAGCACTAAAGATACACAAGGAAAGATGAGGCGAATTATGATAGCAATCATGCAAGAATCCAACTGA
- the LOC141879355 gene encoding uncharacterized protein LOC141879355 isoform X2, whose amino-acid sequence MSEVTYNDLLYRISKRIDKINALEHVLYVCRGKLPHGASDTIRDTRSLFEKLEESNYLGVGSLRVLKDVLKALKEWDLHEKVENFERLRGEYEKLRETVIRVLEELNDMERLKSAVGKRKIPKESKKDVRSLVNFLGTDSLDLFRGIFTELNNDELRTALEKYQNRRTQYEACEKEEVQREAICAFVKAFGGRIKAAIQVHCNWQNACGTLFVIGIGRMLWNWPSATDFFENFNREILPAAARLITLSEGSVCFTVKAETSLALEELYERYSTGRLQRDLQEFLVTDDIRQLADGEEVIISVHVDEKEFKEALNDLEKVDKEDANLSLPIEESNAEMLFCEQEEGNGATDIQRPVEQDTVPDSGQTTISVDVAASQGATKIKGSDEEPGQATTSVDPSASQDETYIKKSVQETSASGPAIPPNSLPHHFEKGTPWALADRNFMKFPPLTSSFIGRENVVKEIVSKFTRKADPLRMAVILSIPGAGKTQTAIKVGHDLLNCNRSVIFIDKQESLRQLCDEIIYEICGQYISESQDLVCRAKKRLKALESDVVIILDNTEDVQGKEGMEFDNFVKYVVEKAPSIQLIITTQKDIGFTSLNVHKERLEPLDSHSCALLLRESVDITEKNAQEIGKLCRGIPLFLVNCVALLQTSFSVDALIRLLKENPIELLENSAQNVYDALGLFLRNMSNPLLKHLVQVSVFPSSFSAKHFRQVLFDDNELKSESVRSQMVGLSLLQRMRDEKYALHPLVREYCRARREILKMVEVGKSAQGKFNAYFIEKLRTLSKDFITRNSAMVAISSFREDKANIMEALRNHLDDKSSAEEKAFGVDVAISTEVLDFLSKVLSPPAECLKFYQICYGIAKDSGDQRRLADSLTAMGFCYLCDAAHLRHNPQSLDNLERAKEIYEKLSKEQQNCQAHALIQCKLGLCLCLQGQEKDKGLNLIREGIELKKKLRDPLYLAAGHCDLGNAYCILDDHQKAIDIWEKETFPIYQKQLGEHPWTATILHFIAVSYTAQAQRNVDGAVKKSRDALKMRKKLLGFHQETARSHVLLSDALELQNDFKSALKELEEALKIQKEVLGENHNSTKDTQGKMRRIMIAIMQESN is encoded by the exons ATGTCTGAAGTTACGTACAACGATTTGCTGTATCGCATAAGCAAACGAATTGACAAGATCAATGCTCTTGAACATGTACTCTACGTTTGCAGAGGGAAACTACCACATGGAGCTAGTGATACTATTCGTGATACGCGCtcgttgtttgaaaaattggaaGAGAGTAATTATCTTGGGGTCGGTTCTCTGCGGGTACTTAAAgatgttttgaaagctctAAAGGAATGGGACCTTCacgaaaaagttgaaaactttGAACGTTTAAGAGGAGAATATGAGAAGTTACGTGAAACGGTCATTCGTGTACTCGAAGAACTCAATGATATGGAAAGACTGAAGTCTGCCGTCGGTAAAAGGAAGATACCAAAAGAAAGTAAGAAGGATGTTCGGTCACTAGTGAATTTTCTCGGAACCGACTCTCTAGATTTATTTAGAGGAATTTTCACCGAACTGAATAACGATGAACTACGGACGGCGTTGGAGAAATATCAGAATCGTCGAACTCAATACGAGGCATGTGAAAAGGAAGAAG TTCAACGAGAAGCCATTTGTGCGTTCGTAAAAGCGTTTGGTGGACGTATAAAAGCAG CAATTCAAGTCCACTGTAATTGGCAAAACGCCTGTGGTACTTTATTTGTAATTGGCATTGGAAGGATGCTGTGGAACTGGCCTTCTGCTActgatttttttgaaaattttaaccGTGAAATTTTACCTGCAGCAGCTAGATTGATTACCCTTAGTGAGGGGTCTGTTTGCTTCACGGTTAAGGCCGAAACTAGTCTGGCTCTTGAGGAATTATATGAACGATATAGTACTGGTAGACTGCAGAGAGATCTTCAAGAGTTCTTGGTGACAGATGACATCAGACAACTGGCAGATGGAGAAGAAGTGATAATAAGTGTGCATGTAGATGAAAAGGAATTCAAGGAAGCCCTTAATGATCTGGAAAAGGTGGATAAAGAAG ATGCTAATCTTTCCCTGCCGATAGAGGAATCAAATGCAG AAATGCTGTTTTGTGAACAAGAGGAAGGAAATGGTGCAACTGACATCCAACGACCTGTTGAACAAG ACACTGTGCCAGATTCAGGACAAACAACAATTTCTGTGGATGTTGCAGCATCTCAAGGGGCAACCAAAATCAAGGGATCTGATGAAG AGCCAGGACAAGCGACAACTTCTGTGGACCCTTCGGCATCTCAAGATGAGACTTACATCAAGAAATCTGTTCAAG AGACCAGTGCATCAGGGCCAGCAATCCCACCCAACAGCTTGCcacatcattttgaaaaag GAACGCCATGGGCATTGGCCGATCGGAATTTTATGAAGTTCCCCCCTTTGACGAGCAGCTTTATTGGGAGAGAAAACGTTGTGAAAGAAATCGTTTCAAAATTCACACGAAAGGCGGACCCATTGCGAATGGCCGTTATACTATCTATTCCTGGAGCAGGAAAGACCCAAACTGCAATTAAAGTTGGTCACGATCTCCTGAATTGCAACAGATCCGTTATATTTATTGACAAACAAGAAAGCCTCAGACAGCTGTGTGACGAGATCATTTACGAGATATGCGGTCAGTATATTTCGGAAAGTCAAGATCTTGTCTGCAGAGCgaaaaaaagactaaaagcCTTGGAATCTGACGTTGTTATCATTCTCGATAACACAGAGGACGTGCAAGGGAAGGAAGGGATGgaatttgacaattttgtgAAATACGTAGTGGAGAAAGCTCCATCCATTCAACTGATCATCACAACTCAAAAAGACATAGGCTTCACTTCATTGAACGTACACAAGGAGCGTCTCGAACCTTTGGATAGCCATTCCTGTGCTCTTTTGCTTCGGGAATCAGTTGACATCACCGAGAAGAATGCCCAGGAAATCGGTAAGCTTTGCAGAGGAATACCCCTCTTTCTTGTCAACTGTGTGGCCCTACTCCAAACTTCCTTTTCAGTGGACGCCTTGATCCGATTGCTGAAGGAGAATCCCATAGAACTCTTAGAAAACAGCGCTCAAAATGTTTACGACGCGTTGGGTTTGTTTCTGAGGAATATGTCAAACCCACTGTTAAAACATCTTGTTCAAGTATCAGTATTCCCAtcatcattttcagccaaacATTTCAGGCAAGTTCTTTTCGACGACAACGAACTGAAGTCCGAGTCAGTGAGATCGCAGATGGTGGGTTTGTCGCTTCTACAAAGAATGCGAGATGAGAAGTATGCCTTGCATCCATTGGTCCGTGAGTACTGCCGAGCCAGGAGGGAGATTCTGAAAATGGTGGAAGTAGGCAAATCTGCGCAGGGCAAGTTTAATGcgtattttattgaaaaacttAGGACATTGAGCAAAGATTTTATTACCAGGAATTCAGCAATGGTTGCGATCTCCTCCTTCAGAGAAGACAAGGCAAACATAATGGAAGCATTAAGGAACCATTTGGACGACAAGAGCAGCGCGGAAGAGAAGGCGTTTGGCGTTGATGTGGCTATTAGTACTGAGGTCTTAGACTTTTTATCTAAAGTTTTATCCCCGCCAGCCGAGTGTTTAAAGTTTTACCAGATATGCTATGGTATTGCCAAGGATTCAGGTGATCAGAGGAGACTTGCAGACAGCCTAACCGCAATGGGTTTTTGTTACTTGTGTGATGCCGCTCACTTAAGACATAATCCGCAGAGTCTTGACAATCTCGAGAGAGCCAAAGAGATATACGAGAAACTTTCTAAAGAGCAGCAGAATTGTCAGGCGCATGCCCTCATACAGTGTAAACTTGGTTTATGCCTTTGTCTTCAG ggTCAAGAAAAGGACAAGGGCCTTAATCTCATTCGGGAAGGAATCGAGCTGAAAAAGAAGCTTCGTGATCCTCTTTATTTGGCCGCTGGACATTGTGATCTTGGAA ATGCTTATTGTATACTGGACGACCATCAGAAAGCCATCGATATCTGGGAAAAAGAAACGTTTCCCATTTACCAAAAACAACTGGGCGAACACCCCTGGACTGCCACGATTCTGCACTTTATAGCTGTCTCGTACACGGCGCAAGCGCAGAGAAACGTTGATGGCGCTGTAAAGAAGAGCAGAGACGCCCTTAAAATGCGGAAGAAGTTGTTGGGTTTTCATCAGGAGACTGCACGGTCACATGTCTTACTCAGCGACGCGTTGGAGCTTCAGAACGATTTCAAGTCAGCTTTAAAGGAGCTTGAAGAGGcactgaaaattcaaaaagaaGTGTTGGGTGAAAACCATAACAGCACTAAAGATACACAAGGAAAGATGAGGCGAATTATGATAGCAATCATGCAAGAATCCAACTGA